A genomic window from Silene latifolia isolate original U9 population chromosome Y, ASM4854445v1, whole genome shotgun sequence includes:
- the LOC141629855 gene encoding uncharacterized protein LOC141629855, which produces MTRGEGTLIKSDHKNEYIPPSSPLYLHPSESPNLSLSQIIFDGDNYQLWADAVRNGLDAKTQLSFIEGTLKKPVIKEGEAETLESVAWRQCNAMVKAWLRNAIHPKLYPSIAFSESVVEIWKELRDRYSNGNAPRVHQLKSDLNECKQGKNRSVVEYYTQLKALWDALPNYSKVPHCTCGAAAEMLKEREEEKVHQFLMGLDGALYGNIRSNLIC; this is translated from the coding sequence ATGACACGGGGAGAAGGAACTCTTATTAAATCCGATCACAAAAACGAGTACATACCACCTTCCTCGCCGTTGTACCTTCATCCAAGTGAAAGCCCTAATCTATCCTTGTCCCAAATAATTTTTGACGGGGATAATTATCAATTATGGGCGGATGCGGTTCGAAACGGCCTCGATGCTAAAACCCAGTTAAGCTTCATCGAGGGTACCTTAAAGAAACCGGTGATTAAGGAAGGAGAGGCAGAGACTCTTGAGAGCGTTGCTTGGCGACAATGCAACGCCATGGTTAAAGCATGGTTGCGAAACGCAATTCACCCAAAACTTTATCCTAGTATAGCCTTTTCCGAATCTGTTGTTGAGATTTGGAAAGAACTACGGGACAGGTATTCCAACGGCAATGCACCCCGAGTACATCAACTCAAAAGTGATCTCAACGAGTGCAAGCAAGGAAAGAATCGGTCCGTAGTCGAGTATTATACTCAATTAAAAGCGCTTTGGGATGCGTTACCGAATTACAGTAAAGTACCACACTGTACTTGTGGAGCAGCGGCGGAAATGCTTAAGGAGCGCGAGGAAGAGAAGGTTCACCAATTTCTAATGGGACTCGATGGTGCTCTCTATGGCAATATCCGCTCTAATCTAATTTGTTAA
- the LOC141629856 gene encoding uncharacterized protein LOC141629856 — translation MARVLKGKYFADRDFLGAELGSNPSYTWRSIWEAKDVILLGARRRIGDGWSTKVWLDPWIPNTQSRRVLSPRHHNNASMKVADLMTNDRTSWDDELLRGMFLPFEQDRIKAIRICDAQAVDDWCWDHTKDGQYSVKTAYHLLTGGEDAAEQSDWARSKWMWKVEVRAERVREWVEGVLREGSEEERMVFSLTCWAIWECRNAAIFEGRGRFCEVVTRRVYDMLREINDTLGGRKGVGEAASSTRNARSVELDVGLGGREGGSAGGGRWRRPGEGVVKINTDAGVIEGVGTGLGVVARTHGDSFAWAVTMQERLTFDVKRAEAEAIFLGMKEVRSRGHTRIIVESDCWSVIKDLQDKKKGRADIFRIYDDILSLCNSFISLVFSFVRRESNCVAHLVAHSSPWIVGRRFWSDEAPQHIVEAISNDINNMI, via the exons ATGGCGAGAGTCCTTAAGGGTAAATATTTTGCTGACCGTGACTTCTTAGGGGCGGAACTGGGGTCAAATCCGAGCTATACTTGGCGTAGTATTTGGGAAGCTAAGGACGTGATTTTGTTGGGAGCGAGGAGACGAATTGGGGATGGATGGAGCACTAAGGTGTGGTTGGATCCTTGGATCCCGAATACCCAATCGCGAAGAGTACTATCTCCTCGACACCACAACAATGCGTCTATGAAAGTAGCAGACCTGATGACTAATGACCGGACTAGTTGGGATGATGAGCTCTTGCGTGGGATGTTTTTGCCTTTCGAGCAGGATCGTATTAAAGCTATCCGCATTTGTGATGCCCAGGCTGTAGATGATTGGTGTTGGGACCATACAAAAGATGGCCAATACTCAGTCAAAACGGCCTATCATTTACTCACGGGAGGGGAGGATGCGGCTGAGCAATCTGATTGGGCGAGGAGCAAATGGATGTGGAAG GTGGAGGTGAGGGCTGAgagggtgagggagtgggtggaggGAGTTTTGAGGGAGGGAAGTGAGGAGGAGAGGATGGTGTTTAGTCTTACTTGTTGGGCGATTTGGGAGTGTAGGAATGCAGCTATTTTTGAGGGGAGGGGACGTTTTTGTGAGGTGGTGACAAGGAGAGTGTATGATATGTTGAGGGAAATAAATGATACGCTGGGAGGGAGAAAGGGGGTTGGGGAGGCTGCATCTAGTACCCGGAATGCAAGGAGTGTGGAACTCGATGTTGGATTGGGAGGACGGGAAGGAGGGAGTGCTGGTGGTGGGCGTTGGAGGCGTCCGGGGGAGGGAGTGGTGAAAATTAATACGGATGCAGGGGTGATTGAGGGTGTGGGAACGGGTCTGGGAGTGGTGGCTAGGACTCATGGCGATTCATTTGCTTGGGCTGTGACGATGCAGGAACGCTTAACTTTTGATGTGAAAAGGGCGGAAGCAGAGGCCATTTTTCTTGGGATGAAGGAGGTGAGGAGTAGAGGACACACGAGAATCATTGTGGAAAGCGATTGTTGGTCAGTTATCAAGGATCTGCAGGACAAGAAAAAGGGAAGAGCGGATATCTTTCGCATTTACGATGATATTTTAAGTTTATGTAATAGTTTCATTTCGCTTGTTTTCTCATTTGTTAGACGAGAGTCGAACTGTGTGGCTCATTTGGTAGCTCATTCGAGTCCGTGGATTGTGGGGAGGAGGTTCTGGTCTGATGAGGCCCCTCAACACATTGTCGAAGCTATTTCCAACGATATTAATAATATGATATAA